One window of the Candidatus Kinetoplastibacterium desouzaii TCC079E genome contains the following:
- the argA gene encoding amino-acid N-acetyltransferase: protein MEIEKPYSHEAQDNSKSQFVRWFREVAPYVHAFRGKTFIIAFNGELIQDGILNTLVQDLSLLSALGIRLVLIYGSGPQINEQLRLKGLPQNFNGCLLKPTDSASLECAKEAAGEIRLDIEASFSQGLPNTPMSHSQIRVISGNFITASPVGIVNGIDFQHTGKVRKVDTESIRSAIEKGSSVVLLSPLGFSPTGDAFHLSMEELAANTAIALRAEKLIFLSSSSGLINKNGSIDAEIARAKAELLIKNNDIDNETKKFLENAALAVKKGVARAHILPYSMDGSVLLEIFTHDGVGNMIVEDNLDDLRAATIDDVGAIVSLIEPLESDGTLIPRPKSLIERDLENFTVLEHDGIIYGCAALYIFEEEKMAELACLIVHPEWQSSGEGELLLRHVESKAKKLGLDYLFALTTRTSHWFLKRGFIKGNIKDLPKEKQNNYNRSRNSLIFIKKFSFIKTIGV, encoded by the coding sequence ATGGAAATAGAAAAACCTTATTCTCATGAGGCTCAAGATAACTCTAAATCTCAATTTGTTAGATGGTTTAGAGAAGTTGCTCCTTATGTACATGCATTCCGCGGAAAAACTTTTATCATCGCATTCAATGGAGAATTAATACAAGATGGCATACTAAACACCTTAGTACAGGATCTATCTTTATTATCTGCACTTGGAATTAGATTAGTACTTATATATGGATCAGGACCACAAATCAATGAGCAACTTCGTCTTAAAGGGCTGCCTCAGAATTTTAATGGATGTTTATTAAAACCTACTGATTCTGCTTCTCTTGAATGTGCGAAAGAAGCAGCCGGAGAAATAAGATTGGATATAGAAGCTTCTTTTAGTCAAGGGTTGCCAAATACTCCAATGTCTCATTCACAAATAAGAGTAATATCTGGAAACTTTATCACCGCAAGCCCTGTAGGCATCGTAAATGGCATTGATTTTCAACATACAGGTAAAGTTAGAAAAGTAGACACTGAGTCCATTAGATCTGCTATAGAAAAAGGATCCTCTGTAGTTCTACTATCTCCACTAGGATTTTCTCCAACTGGAGATGCTTTCCATTTAAGCATGGAAGAACTAGCAGCTAATACAGCAATTGCACTAAGAGCAGAAAAACTAATATTTTTATCTTCCTCTTCTGGTCTTATAAATAAGAATGGATCTATAGATGCAGAAATAGCTAGAGCTAAAGCAGAACTTTTGATAAAAAATAATGACATTGACAATGAAACAAAAAAATTCTTAGAAAATGCCGCCTTAGCTGTAAAAAAAGGAGTTGCAAGGGCACATATACTCCCATACTCTATGGATGGCAGTGTGTTATTAGAAATATTTACACACGATGGAGTTGGTAATATGATTGTAGAAGATAATCTAGACGATCTAAGAGCTGCTACTATTGATGATGTCGGAGCTATAGTAAGTCTTATAGAACCTTTAGAATCTGATGGTACTTTAATACCTAGACCAAAAAGTTTGATAGAGAGAGACCTGGAAAATTTTACTGTTCTAGAACATGATGGAATTATATACGGGTGTGCTGCACTATATATTTTCGAAGAAGAAAAAATGGCTGAATTAGCCTGTTTAATAGTTCATCCAGAATGGCAAAGCTCTGGAGAAGGTGAACTACTTTTAAGACATGTGGAGTCTAAAGCAAAAAAACTTGGTTTAGATTACTTATTTGCTTTAACAACTAGGACATCACACTGGTTTCTAAAAAGAGGATTTATTAAAGGAAATATAAAAGATTTGCCAAAAGAAAAACAAAATAATTATAACAGATCCAGAAATAGTTTAATTTTTATAAAAAAATTTAGTTTTATTAAAACAATAGGGGTATAA
- the rpiA gene encoding ribose-5-phosphate isomerase RpiA produces the protein MKKQNDLKRFAAKAALNYIKPIVSKDLILGVGTGSTTNYFIEELSSLKEEIYGAVASSKATEDLLLKNNIKVFDLNDLSELDIYIDGADEIDESLMMIKGGGGALTREKIVASSSKEFICIADESKFVLSLGKFPLPIEIIPMSKSLLCKYITSIGGHPVLRDGFLTDNGNLIIDVYNISIDDPLEMEKTLNNIPGVITCGLFATRKADRLILSGLKGVTMRI, from the coding sequence ATGAAAAAACAAAATGATTTAAAACGATTTGCAGCTAAAGCAGCTCTAAATTATATAAAACCTATTGTGTCAAAAGATTTAATATTAGGGGTAGGTACTGGATCTACTACTAATTATTTTATAGAAGAATTATCTTCTTTGAAAGAAGAGATATATGGTGCAGTTGCAAGTTCTAAAGCAACAGAGGACTTGTTGCTTAAGAATAATATTAAGGTGTTTGATTTAAATGATTTATCAGAATTAGATATTTATATTGATGGGGCTGATGAAATAGATGAGTCTCTAATGATGATTAAAGGAGGTGGAGGTGCTTTAACTAGAGAAAAGATAGTAGCTTCTTCATCAAAAGAATTTATATGTATTGCAGATGAGTCAAAGTTCGTTCTTTCTTTAGGTAAGTTTCCTTTGCCAATTGAAATAATACCAATGTCTAAATCATTATTATGTAAGTATATAACTTCAATAGGAGGTCATCCTGTTTTGAGGGATGGTTTTTTAACTGATAATGGAAATTTAATTATTGATGTGTATAACATTAGTATAGATGATCCTTTAGAAATGGAAAAAACATTAAATAATATCCCAGGTGTTATTACTTGTGGTCTATTTGCAACTAGGAAAGCTGACAGATTAATTTTGTCAGGTTTAAAAGGTGTTACTATGCGTATATAG
- a CDS encoding DNA recombination protein RmuC has product MLLAICLLLILVILNIKILVDFKSFNYKNDFSIYLDSVTNLESSIHSDIIETQKILRSDFLDSIRSLQVELNASHNKLRDTINRDAYNNRTELTSSFIQFSASFTDRLHGLIEINDRRMQEIRTTLENRLDILQKNNTSKLDEIRCMVDEKLHSALEKRLGESFRIVSERLEAVHKGLGEMQSLAVGVGDLKKVLSNVKTRGTWGEVQLSRLIDDIMTPSQYGRNVKLIPNSDLIVDFAIKLPGNQNDGNPVWLPIDSKFPKEEYDRLIDANEKGNSDLAKVASVSLARAVEVQARIISSKYIAPPYTTEFAIMFLPTEGLYAEVMRYPGLFDKLHNLHITVVGPSNLAALLNSLQIGFRTIAIEKRSSEVWNILRAVKTEFSKFGESLASVKKTLENASNKLGQTEVRSRVMLRNLKSLEFLPEEKLSDVLSDMDSSDDLSM; this is encoded by the coding sequence ATGTTATTAGCAATTTGTCTATTATTAATATTAGTAATATTAAATATTAAGATCTTGGTTGATTTTAAGAGTTTTAATTATAAAAACGATTTTTCTATTTATTTAGATAGTGTTACGAATTTAGAGTCTAGTATTCATAGTGATATTATTGAAACTCAAAAGATACTTCGTAGTGATTTTTTGGATTCTATTCGTTCTTTGCAAGTAGAGTTAAATGCTTCTCATAATAAGTTAAGAGATACTATAAATAGAGATGCTTATAATAATCGAACTGAGCTTACTTCTTCATTTATTCAGTTTTCTGCTAGTTTTACAGATAGATTGCATGGTTTAATAGAAATAAATGATAGACGTATGCAAGAAATAAGAACTACTTTGGAAAATAGGTTAGATATTTTACAAAAAAATAATACATCTAAATTAGATGAAATTAGATGTATGGTAGATGAAAAACTGCATTCAGCTTTGGAAAAACGTTTAGGAGAGTCTTTTAGAATTGTTTCAGAGCGTTTAGAGGCTGTTCATAAAGGACTTGGTGAAATGCAAAGTTTGGCAGTTGGAGTTGGTGACTTGAAAAAAGTTTTGAGTAATGTTAAAACTAGAGGCACATGGGGTGAAGTTCAACTTTCTAGATTGATTGATGATATTATGACACCCAGTCAATATGGGAGAAATGTTAAACTTATACCTAATAGTGATTTAATAGTTGACTTTGCAATTAAATTGCCTGGAAATCAAAATGATGGTAATCCAGTATGGTTACCAATAGATTCTAAATTTCCTAAGGAAGAATATGATAGGTTAATTGATGCAAATGAAAAAGGAAATTCTGATTTAGCTAAAGTAGCTTCTGTATCTTTAGCTAGGGCTGTAGAAGTACAAGCTCGTATAATATCATCAAAGTACATAGCACCTCCTTATACAACTGAGTTTGCTATCATGTTTCTTCCTACAGAGGGTTTATATGCAGAAGTTATGAGATATCCTGGTTTATTTGATAAGTTACATAATTTACATATTACTGTGGTTGGTCCTAGTAATTTAGCTGCTCTTTTGAATAGTTTGCAAATAGGATTCCGAACCATAGCAATAGAAAAAAGGTCCTCAGAAGTATGGAATATACTGAGAGCGGTTAAAACTGAGTTTTCTAAGTTTGGTGAGTCTCTAGCAAGTGTAAAGAAAACACTAGAGAATGCTAGTAACAAATTAGGACAAACAGAAGTTAGATCTAGAGTTATGTTGCGAAATTTAAAATCACTTGAATTTCTCCCAGAAGAAAAATTATCTGATGTTTTATCTGATATGGATTCAAGTGATGATTTATCTATGTAG
- a CDS encoding phytoene/squalene synthase family protein, with protein sequence MDPDKYCYLQIAQKQSSLYYAINLLKNNQKKILSASYALSKKIEEIILRKNITIASYTQLSWWRQQILNINTIQNNNYIIQSLEKHVQQYPRIKEILIQYIDKMENLIEKKYYHNIEDLNNNYWNSNILIYKIFEEINNSNNNKTFELELNKAITMTKIIRNIGRDKLNGNVYIPIEELDNFNIDLDEFLNTKYSEKFINLIDYQIQKTLHIYEETINKYSSEDLKINTFHISITAMYYELLQELKANKRVILENFISLNPFRKFWISWISNIRNGQNLINKIKS encoded by the coding sequence ATGGATCCAGATAAATACTGTTATCTACAAATAGCACAAAAACAATCTAGTTTATATTATGCAATTAATCTTTTAAAAAATAATCAAAAGAAAATACTATCTGCATCCTATGCCTTAAGCAAAAAAATAGAGGAAATTATATTAAGAAAAAACATAACTATAGCCTCTTATACACAACTATCATGGTGGAGACAACAAATTCTTAATATAAACACCATTCAAAATAATAATTATATTATTCAATCACTGGAGAAACATGTACAACAATATCCTAGAATAAAAGAAATACTTATTCAATATATAGATAAAATGGAAAATTTAATAGAAAAAAAATACTACCATAATATAGAAGACTTAAATAATAACTATTGGAATTCAAATATACTTATCTATAAAATTTTTGAAGAAATTAATAATTCTAACAACAATAAAACATTTGAATTAGAATTAAATAAAGCAATAACCATGACGAAAATTATAAGAAACATAGGGAGAGATAAGTTAAATGGCAATGTGTACATTCCTATCGAAGAATTAGATAATTTTAATATAGACCTAGATGAATTTTTAAATACAAAATATTCAGAGAAATTTATAAATCTAATTGATTATCAAATACAAAAAACTCTTCATATATATGAAGAAACCATAAATAAATATTCTTCAGAAGACTTGAAAATAAACACATTTCATATTTCAATAACTGCTATGTATTACGAACTACTTCAAGAGTTAAAAGCAAACAAAAGAGTAATTCTAGAAAATTTTATATCATTAAATCCTTTTAGAAAATTCTGGATTTCATGGATATCTAACATTAGAAACGGCCAAAATCTAATAAATAAAATTAAGTCATAA
- the radA gene encoding DNA repair protein RadA, translating into MAKSKSIYVCSQCGTTSLKWQGKCSSCNSWNSFDEKPVEIFDNSSSKYSWSLTSSVKTLSEVEAKDVIRISTGLSEFDRALGGGLIIGSVILIGGDPGIGKSTLLLQSLSFLSSQYNVLYVTGEESVEQIALRARRLNLSSDNNLKLLAEINLTQIINIINLHNPLIVVIDSIQTIYSDELHSSPGSLSQVKDCASKLTRVAKEAGIIVFMVGHLTKDGTIAGPRVLEHMVDTVLYFEGDQNSSFRLIRSFKNRFGAVNELGAFAMTDKGLRCVSNPSALFLSNHINQVPGSCIMATQEGSRTLLVEIQALVNKSYSLSTRKILSVGLDSNRLSMVLAILYKHGGFPTFDKDIFVNVVGGVKISEPASDLAVLLAIVSSLLNLPIPLKLFAFGEIGLSGEIRPAIKGQERLKEASKLGFRTALIPTQNAPKEIISDLKIIKVSSVSEVIGVINTFNK; encoded by the coding sequence ATGGCTAAATCTAAGTCTATATATGTATGTTCTCAATGTGGAACTACAAGTTTAAAATGGCAGGGTAAATGTTCGTCATGCAATTCTTGGAATTCATTCGATGAAAAGCCAGTAGAGATTTTCGATAATTCTTCATCTAAGTATTCATGGTCATTAACTTCTTCTGTTAAAACTCTTTCAGAGGTAGAGGCCAAAGATGTAATAAGAATCTCTACTGGCTTAAGTGAATTTGATAGAGCTTTAGGTGGGGGGTTAATAATAGGGTCAGTTATCTTGATTGGAGGTGATCCAGGTATAGGTAAGTCAACTTTATTATTACAGTCTTTATCTTTTTTATCAAGTCAATATAATGTTTTGTATGTAACTGGTGAAGAGTCTGTAGAACAGATTGCTTTAAGAGCCCGTCGTCTTAATTTATCTTCAGATAATAACTTAAAATTATTAGCTGAAATTAATTTAACACAAATCATAAATATAATAAATCTACATAATCCTTTAATTGTTGTTATAGATTCAATACAAACTATATACAGTGATGAATTGCATTCATCACCAGGATCATTATCTCAGGTAAAAGATTGTGCTTCAAAGTTAACTAGGGTAGCAAAAGAGGCTGGTATTATAGTATTCATGGTAGGTCATCTTACAAAAGATGGAACTATAGCTGGTCCTAGGGTATTAGAACATATGGTAGATACAGTTCTATATTTTGAAGGAGATCAAAATTCTTCTTTTAGGTTAATAAGATCTTTTAAAAATAGATTTGGTGCTGTAAATGAATTAGGAGCATTTGCCATGACTGACAAGGGGTTACGCTGTGTTTCTAATCCTTCTGCTTTGTTCTTGTCTAATCATATTAACCAAGTTCCAGGATCTTGTATTATGGCCACACAAGAAGGATCTAGAACGTTATTAGTCGAAATTCAAGCATTAGTTAATAAATCATATTCTTTATCGACACGTAAAATATTAAGTGTTGGTTTAGATTCTAATAGATTATCTATGGTTTTAGCTATTCTTTATAAACACGGTGGATTTCCAACATTTGATAAAGATATATTCGTAAATGTTGTTGGGGGAGTTAAGATATCAGAACCTGCTTCTGATCTAGCTGTTTTATTAGCTATAGTATCTTCTTTGTTGAATCTACCGATACCTTTAAAATTGTTTGCTTTTGGGGAAATAGGACTATCTGGTGAAATCAGACCTGCTATTAAGGGGCAGGAAAGATTAAAGGAAGCTTCCAAACTTGGTTTTAGAACGGCGTTAATACCAACTCAAAATGCACCAAAAGAAATTATATCTGATCTTAAAATTATAAAAGTGAGTAGTGTTAGTGAAGTTATTGGTGTTATAAATACTTTTAATAAATAG
- the dctP gene encoding TRAP transporter substrate-binding protein DctP → MRNVWLASVALALSAIIAYAPASAEKDKTLTEVRLRMAHSLHGNSHYGTAANAFAETLESSSKGKYKVVTFPNNQLGSERDVIEGLQNGKIDLAIVSTSTIMDMIPEIGMFDIPFLMHDLTHARNVLDGPVGRNILAKFPSKGLIALAWGEQGFRHLTNNVRPVLTPEDAKGLRIRTPKNSIHIEGFRYIGIDPVPMTLTEAFDEIKSGKIDGQENSLAVILFTQLSHTQKYLSLSGHVYAPALILASEKLYKKLPNIDKSYFNKAGKAASTRMRDFVDDVEKSGVEKLMECGIQVTEVDRADFATAMAPVYSEYYKKFDKKIVDAIPFQRNFE, encoded by the coding sequence ATGCGTAATGTTTGGCTTGCCAGTGTTGCGTTAGCCTTATCAGCAATAATAGCATATGCCCCAGCATCAGCTGAAAAAGATAAAACATTGACTGAGGTTAGATTGAGAATGGCTCACTCTCTTCACGGCAATTCACACTATGGTACGGCAGCGAATGCGTTCGCTGAGACTCTAGAATCTAGCAGTAAAGGTAAATATAAAGTTGTAACATTTCCTAACAATCAACTAGGATCTGAGCGAGATGTAATAGAAGGTCTACAAAATGGTAAGATTGACCTAGCTATTGTATCTACCAGTACTATCATGGATATGATTCCAGAAATAGGAATGTTTGATATACCTTTTTTAATGCATGATTTAACTCATGCTAGAAATGTTCTAGATGGCCCTGTAGGAAGAAATATTCTCGCAAAATTTCCTTCCAAAGGTTTAATAGCTTTAGCATGGGGTGAACAAGGTTTCCGTCATTTAACAAATAATGTAAGACCTGTACTAACTCCAGAAGATGCCAAGGGACTAAGAATAAGAACACCAAAAAATTCTATCCATATAGAAGGTTTCAGATATATAGGTATCGACCCAGTTCCTATGACTCTAACTGAAGCTTTTGATGAAATAAAAAGCGGAAAAATTGACGGGCAAGAAAATTCTTTGGCTGTTATACTTTTCACTCAATTATCACATACACAGAAATATTTATCTCTATCTGGTCATGTGTACGCACCAGCCCTGATATTAGCATCTGAGAAACTATACAAGAAATTACCTAATATAGATAAATCATATTTTAATAAAGCAGGAAAAGCTGCTAGTACTAGAATGAGAGATTTTGTTGATGATGTTGAAAAAAGTGGTGTGGAAAAATTAATGGAGTGCGGCATACAAGTAACTGAAGTTGATAGAGCTGACTTTGCAACAGCAATGGCTCCAGTCTACTCAGAATATTACAAAAAATTTGACAAGAAAATAGTTGATGCAATACCATTTCAACGAAATTTTGAATAA
- a CDS encoding oxidative damage protection protein — MSKHIVNCIKLKCETEGLEKPPFPGMLGKRIWDNISKTAWEEWQSIQTRLINENRLNLADVKSRNFLRKKMESFLFEDEKIEADGYNPTI, encoded by the coding sequence ATGTCAAAACATATTGTTAACTGCATCAAATTAAAATGCGAAACAGAAGGTTTAGAAAAACCACCTTTCCCTGGTATGCTTGGAAAACGCATATGGGATAATATTTCAAAGACTGCATGGGAAGAATGGCAATCAATCCAAACAAGATTAATCAACGAAAATCGTCTAAATCTTGCTGATGTTAAATCTAGAAATTTTCTAAGAAAAAAAATGGAATCATTCTTATTCGAAGATGAAAAAATAGAAGCTGATGGATATAACCCTACCATTTAG
- the clpB gene encoding ATP-dependent chaperone ClpB — protein sequence MRFDKLTTKFQQVFADAQSLAVVNDNQYIEPIHVLKILLNDSEGSAVSLLARSGASIEKINSFLDKSLKSLPKVQNIDNVQISRDLQSLMIVMEKEAHQRNDSYISSELFLLAIALDKGDLGKSLKESGLKVELLKVAIQEMRGSSSINSSDDELNRNSLAKYTTDLTAKASSGKLDPVIGRDDEIRRTIQILQRRTKNNPVLIGEPGVGKTAIVEGLAQRIVNSEVPDNLKGKKVLSLDMASLVAGAKFRGEFEERLKSVLKELSLDSGNNIIFIDELHTIMGAGKAEGSMDAGNMLKPALARGDLHCIGATTLDEYRKYIEKDAALERRFQKVLVDEPDVESTIAILRGLRERYEIHHGIQITDPAIVAAAELSNRYITDRFLPDKAIDLIDEAGSRIRMEIDSKPEVMDKLDRRIIQLKIEREAVKRETDESSKKRLSFIEEELAKLQREYGDYEDIWKSEKAAVQGTQAIKEEIDNLKAKMAELQRTGQYDKLAEIQYAVLPSLELRLKASEAGLENNHNSEERKFKLLRIQVGAEEIAEVVSRATGIPVSKMMKGEREKLLHLNDFLSSRVVGQNEAVQAVSDAILRSRAGLSDSARPSGSFLFLGPTGVGKTELARALTEFMFDSSDHIIRVDMSEFMEKHSVARLIGAPPGYVGYEEGGYLTEAVRRKPYCVILLDEIEKAHPDVFNILLQVLDDGRLTDGQGRTVDFRNSVIIMTSNLGSSEIQNMHEKTYEDVREVVLEKLKQVLRPEFLNRIDDIVVFHNLERKHMNSIVRIQLERLKYRIENKGMYINLSDEAISELSNVGFDHQFGARPLKRAIQNKIENPLARLIIEGNYVVGDTIFIDFQDNDFVFSKLDH from the coding sequence ATGAGATTTGATAAATTAACCACAAAATTCCAGCAGGTTTTTGCTGATGCCCAAAGTTTGGCCGTAGTAAATGACAATCAATATATAGAACCAATACATGTATTAAAAATATTGTTAAATGATTCTGAAGGATCAGCTGTTAGTTTGTTGGCTAGATCTGGGGCCTCTATTGAAAAAATAAACTCTTTTTTAGATAAATCTTTAAAGTCATTACCAAAAGTGCAAAATATAGATAATGTCCAAATTAGTAGAGATCTGCAATCTCTAATGATAGTTATGGAAAAAGAAGCACATCAGAGGAATGATAGTTATATATCTAGTGAATTATTTTTATTGGCAATCGCTTTAGACAAGGGAGATTTAGGAAAATCCCTGAAAGAATCAGGACTAAAAGTTGAATTATTAAAAGTAGCAATTCAAGAAATGAGAGGGTCTAGTAGTATTAATAGCTCTGATGATGAGCTAAATAGAAATTCATTAGCAAAATATACTACTGATCTTACTGCTAAAGCTAGTAGTGGTAAATTAGATCCAGTAATAGGTAGGGATGATGAAATAAGAAGAACTATTCAAATTTTGCAAAGAAGAACAAAAAATAATCCTGTGTTAATAGGGGAGCCAGGTGTTGGTAAAACTGCCATTGTAGAAGGACTTGCTCAAAGAATAGTAAATTCCGAAGTTCCTGATAACTTAAAAGGGAAAAAAGTTCTTTCTTTAGATATGGCTTCGTTAGTAGCAGGAGCGAAGTTTCGTGGTGAGTTTGAAGAGCGTTTGAAATCTGTTTTAAAAGAACTTTCTCTTGATAGTGGTAATAACATAATATTTATTGACGAACTTCATACTATTATGGGAGCAGGTAAAGCTGAAGGATCTATGGATGCTGGTAATATGCTAAAACCAGCCCTGGCTAGAGGTGATCTTCATTGTATAGGAGCAACTACTCTTGATGAGTATAGAAAATATATAGAAAAAGATGCTGCTCTAGAAAGAAGATTCCAGAAGGTTCTAGTTGATGAGCCGGATGTTGAATCTACTATTGCTATTTTACGAGGTTTAAGAGAGAGGTATGAAATACATCATGGTATACAAATTACTGATCCAGCTATAGTTGCGGCTGCTGAATTATCTAATCGTTATATCACTGATCGTTTCTTGCCTGATAAAGCTATTGATTTAATTGATGAGGCTGGTTCAAGAATTAGAATGGAGATAGACTCTAAGCCTGAAGTTATGGATAAACTAGATAGGAGAATCATTCAATTAAAAATAGAAAGAGAAGCGGTTAAAAGAGAAACAGATGAGTCATCTAAAAAAAGATTGTCTTTTATAGAAGAAGAGTTGGCTAAATTGCAGAGAGAGTATGGTGATTATGAAGACATATGGAAGTCAGAGAAAGCTGCTGTACAGGGAACCCAAGCAATTAAAGAAGAAATAGACAATTTGAAAGCTAAAATGGCTGAATTACAAAGAACAGGTCAATATGATAAATTAGCAGAGATACAGTATGCGGTATTACCTTCTTTGGAGTTAAGACTTAAGGCATCTGAAGCAGGGTTAGAAAATAATCATAATTCCGAAGAACGTAAATTTAAATTATTACGTATTCAAGTTGGAGCTGAGGAGATTGCTGAGGTTGTTTCTAGAGCAACAGGCATTCCTGTTTCTAAAATGATGAAGGGTGAGAGAGAGAAACTTTTACACCTTAATGATTTCTTGTCGTCTCGTGTTGTAGGTCAGAATGAAGCCGTGCAGGCTGTTTCAGATGCCATTCTTAGATCTCGAGCAGGGTTATCAGATTCAGCAAGACCATCTGGATCTTTCTTATTTTTAGGACCAACCGGAGTTGGGAAAACTGAGTTGGCTAGAGCATTAACTGAGTTTATGTTTGATTCTAGCGATCATATTATTCGTGTTGATATGAGTGAGTTTATGGAGAAACATTCTGTTGCTAGATTAATTGGAGCTCCTCCTGGTTATGTTGGTTACGAAGAAGGTGGTTATTTAACAGAGGCTGTTCGTAGAAAACCTTATTGTGTTATTTTGCTTGACGAAATAGAAAAGGCTCATCCAGATGTATTTAATATATTACTGCAAGTTTTAGATGATGGGCGTTTAACAGATGGGCAAGGTAGAACCGTTGATTTTAGAAACTCTGTTATTATTATGACTTCTAATCTTGGATCAAGTGAGATTCAAAATATGCATGAGAAAACATATGAGGATGTTAGAGAGGTAGTGTTAGAAAAATTGAAACAGGTTTTAAGGCCAGAATTTCTAAATCGTATTGATGATATAGTTGTTTTTCATAATTTAGAAAGAAAACATATGAATTCTATAGTTAGAATTCAACTTGAGAGACTTAAATATCGTATAGAGAATAAAGGTATGTATATAAATCTTTCAGATGAGGCTATTTCTGAGTTATCTAATGTTGGGTTTGATCATCAGTTTGGAGCTAGACCTCTTAAACGAGCTATTCAAAATAAGATTGAGAATCCATTGGCTAGATTAATAATAGAAGGCAATTATGTTGTTGGTGATACTATATTTATTGATTTCCAAGACAATGATTTTGTGTTTAGTAAGTTAGATCATTAA